The Acidobacteriota bacterium genome contains the following window.
AGCCACGGTCGAACTGCATGCCTTCGACGACGTCGAGTTCGGTGTCAGCCGATTTGGCTTCTTCAACGGTGATGACGCCTTCGTTGCCGACTTTCGCCATCGCCTGGGCAATCATCTCGCCGATTTCGCGCTGGCCGTTGGCTGAGATCGTGCCGACCTGGGCGATCTCTTCGTTCGTCTTCACCTTCTTGGCGTGGTGGGCGAGGTCCGAGACGACTTCCGTCACGGCTTTGTCGATGCCGCGCTTCAGGTCCATCGGGTTCATGCCGGCGGCCACGCGCTTCATGCCTTCGCGGACGATGGCTTGAGCCAGAACCGTTGCAGTCGTGGTGCCGTCACCGGCGGTGTCGTTGGCTTTCGATGCCACTTCGCGCAGCATCTGGGCGCCCATGTTCTCCAGCTTGTCTTCAAGCTCGATTTCCTTGGCGACGGTCACGCCGTCTTTCGTCGTGCGCGGGGCGCCGAACGATTTCTCGATGACGACGTTGCGGCCTTTCGGGCCGAGCGTGACTTTCACGGCGTTTGCCAGGACGTCGACGCCGCGGAGCATCTTCTCGCGGGCATCAGCGCCGAAAACTACAATTTTTGCAGCCATAGTGAGTTACCTCTTTAATTCGATTGGGAAGGAAAAGGGGGGAGGGGAGACTTACTTCTCCAGCACGCCCATGATGTCGCTTTCCTTCATGATCAGCAGCTCTTCGCCGTCGATCGTGACTTCCGTGCCCGACCACTTGCCGAACAGCACACGGTCTTTCGGTTTCACGTCCAGCGGGATGAGTTCGTTGTCGTCACCGACGGCGCCTTTGCCGACAGCCACCACGATGCCCTCCTGGGGCTTCTCTTTCGCGGTGTCCGGGATGATGATCCCGCCTTTGGATTTCTCTTCTTCCTTGACGCGGCGAACAACGACGCGGTCATGCAGGGGGCGAAGTTTCATGGGATTTGCCTCTTCGATCGACTGAATCTTGGATCTTCAGGTTGAGTTCGGGTCGCCGGCAGCGGGAAAATGTGCCCGAATTTGGCACTCATTCGACCCGACTGCTAACGATGCGCGTGAAATAGACAGTCACCCCTGAATCGTCAACCAGCGGTCAGCGAACATTTTCAAACAGACACAACCGCGTGCCGAAGCGGCGCCTGGGCCGTTGCGGCGCCCAAACGTGGTTAACCTTTCCTGACGCCGCCAGCTTGAAATCGGCCCCGCCAGTGAGCGTGACTTCAAGGATCCTCAGTTACCAAGGCAGGATCGAAAGGGATTCAGGATGAACTCCAAACTTCGCGACATGCTCTCGACGGCGAACTATTTCGCGTTGGTCTGCCTCTCGGCACTGAGCATCTCGTTCATCGTATCGATCGTCGTCTACAACCTCGGTGTTCCCGTCCGCGCGGCTGACTATGTGCGCATCAACCTGTTCGTGACCGCGTGCATCGCGATACCGACCGCGGTGATCGCGTCGCTGCACGACTTCCACACCCGCATCTACCAGCGCCGGCTGGAGGCGCTCGCCTGGACCGACGAGCTGACCGGACTGCTCAACCGACGTTTCTTCCTGAAAGCCGCCGAAGAAGAGTGCCACCGGATGCGCCGCACACGCCAGACAGCGGCGGTCGCAGTGCTCGATCTCGACTTCTTCAAGGAGGTGAACGATCTCTACGGCCACGCCGCCGGCGACCGGGTGCTCAAGAGCATCGCGCAGATTGCGCACGCCGAGCTGCGGGGCCCGTTCGACAAGCTGGGCCGCTGGGGCGGCGAGGAGTTTGTCGTCCTGCTGAGCGACGTCACGCCTGAAACGGCCCAGATCGTCTGTGACCGCCTGCGCAGCCGCATCCAGGCTTCGCTGATCGAGACGGGCGAGTTCCGCGTCTGTGTGACCGCGAGTTTCGGTTACTGCATGCTCGGCGCAGGCGCAGAGGTCAATTCAGCCATCGAGGCGGCGGACCGCGCGCTGTATGAAGCCAAGCGTCTCGGCCGCAACCGCGTCGAACATGCCGAATACGTGCATGCCGAAGTCCAGGATATTGCGGAATTCAAGAAGCGTTCGGTCGCCCATAAGCGCCGCGTCGCTGCGAACGACGATCTTGCCGATGAGTTGCGGTCCGCCGCCATCGAGCAGGTGCCGCGCCTGCGTGCCCACGCTCGCCTCCGCAAGGCACGCTGACCGGCAGCGACGCCGCGTCGCTTGCGGCGCCAACTGTTCTCTGATTGGACAAGTGCGCCCTTGTGGAGGAGCGCCATGCCCAACCCGCCGCCCCGTTCCGGTCCGCTGACTGACCTGCGCGTCATCGAGCTTGGCCAGCTGATCGCTGGTCCGTTCTGCGGACAGCTGTTCGCCGACATGGGCGCCGACGTCATCAAGGTGGAGCCGCCGGGGCAGGGCGATCCGTTGCGTGACTGGGGCCGTGAGGGCTTTCCGCTCTGGTGGTCCGTCGTTGCACGGGGAAAGCGCTGCATCACTGCCAACCTGCGCGAAGCGGCCGGTCAGGACATCGTCCGCCGCCTCGTCGCCGAAGCTGACTTCCTGGTCGAGAACTTCCGTCCCGGCACACTGGAAAAATGGGGGCTGGGCTACGAGGCGCTGAAGGCGATAAATCCGCGCCTCATCATGATCCGCGTATCCGGCTACGGGCAGACCGGCCCCTATGCCACCCGCGCCGGCTACGCCTCGGTGGGCGAAGCGATGGGCGGCCTGCGCTATGTCATGGGCGAGGCTGACCGGCGGCCGTCACGCGCCGGCATTTCGCTCGGCGACAGCCTCGCTGGCCTCTACGCGACGCTTGGCGCGTTGGCTGCCTTGCATCACCGTGACCGGACCGGCGAAGGCCAGATGATTGACGCGACGATCTACGAGTCCGTCCTTTCGGTCATGGAAGGCCTTGTCCCCGAATACCAGTTCGAGGGCTATGTCCGTGAGCGGACGGGTTCGTACCTGCCGGGTATCGCGCCTTCGAACATCTATGAAGGCCGCGATGGCATGGTCATCATCGCCGCCAACCAGGATACCGTATTCGCGCGTCTCTGCGACGCAATCGGCCGGCCTGACCTGAAAGACGCGCCAGCCTACAAGACCCATACTGCACGCGGCACCAACCAGCATGCCCTCGATGCCATCATCCAGGACTGGGCAGCGCCGCACACGGTAGACGAGATCGAACGCGTCATGATCGAGGCAGGCGTGCCGGTCGGCAAGGTCTACCGTGCGGAGGACATGCTTGCCGATCCCCACTACGCCGCGCGCGCGTCGCTCGTGGACGTGCCGAGCGAGCGTTGGCCGGGCATCAAGCAGCAGAACGTCTTTCCGAAAATGTCCGCGACGCCCGGCACCGTCCGCTGGGCGGGACCTGACCGGATCGGAACCCACACGGAGGAAGTGCTGACCGAGCTTCTCGACCTCTCTCCCGAGCAAGTCGAAAAGCTGCGCGCCAGCGGCATCGTCTAGAGCGTCGCGCGGTCACGCAGAATCAAAGATTCCCAGTTTGAGCGGGTTGTGATTCACTTCTTTCAGGAGGTGGCTCATGGCTGAGGCATATTCGAAGGATCTTCGTCGCCGAGTGGTGGCGTTTGTTGAGCGGGGCAACTCACGGCAGGCCGCGGCACGTCAGTTTGGGGTAAGCCCCAGCTTTGCGGTGAAGCTGCTGAAGTTGTGGCAGGAGACGGGGAGCGTCACGCCTCGCCCTGTGGGTGGCCGGCGGCACGCCAAGCTGGCGCCATATCTGGATTTCTTGATTGGCGAGGTTGAGGCGCAGCCGGACGTGACGATGCCGGAATTGGCGCGCCGGCTGGCGTCGGAGCACGGGGTGACGGCGGCACCGGCATCGCTCTCCCGGGTGCTCTGCCAGGCCGGGTTCACATATAAAAAAAGCGCTTCTGGCAGCGGAGCAAGAACGCGCTGATGTGAAAGCCGCCCGGGCGGACTGGAAGCACTACCGTCAGCCCGCGATGCAGGCCGAACCCGGTCGTCTGGTCTTCATCGACGAAACATCCGTGAAGACTAACATGTGCCGTCTTCGCGGACGGTCTCTGTGCGGGAAGCGTCTGAAAGCAACGGCGCCATTCGGGAAATGGGGTACACAGACGTTCATTGCAGGCCTGCGCTGTGGTGAACTCACGGCGCCCTGGGTCGTCGAAGGCGCCATGAACCGGTCTGCGTTCGAAGTTTACATCGAGACCCAGCTCGCCCCGACACTCTCACCCGGCGATGTCGTCATCCTCGACAATCTCAGCGTCCACTACAGCCAGCGCGCCGAAGACGCCCTCGCTGAACGTGGCGCGTGGTTCCTCTACCTGCCGAAATACTCTCCCGACCTCAACCCGATCGAGATGGCTTTCTCAAAGCTGAAAGCCCATCTCCGCGCCGCCGCCGCCCGAACCTTTGAGGACCTCAATGACGCCATCGGTGATATCTGCAAGCTCTTCACACCAGCCGAATGCTGGAACTTCTTCAAAGCCGCGGGCTATGCGTCCAAATGAAAGCGCGATGCTCTAACGCGCCGTCAGGCCGCCATCGACGACGTGTTCCTGGCCCGTCGAGAAACTCGACGCGTCAGACGCCAGCCAGAGGATCAGCTCGGCCACCTCTTCCGGCGTGCCGGCCCGTCCCATCGGCGTGCCGCCCAGCGCGACAATATTCGGATCAAGTGCATTGCCGCCGGAATGCGCCGTCAGCGCAGCCGTCTGTTCGGGGTTCATCGTCTCGGTGACCCGGGTGATCTCTTTCTGCCAGATCGGCGTGTCGATGATGCCGGGATGCACGGAGTTTACCCGGATCTTCAGTCCGAGGGCGCCGCATTCGACCGCAGCCGCCTTGGTGAACAGCCGCACCGCGCCTTTCGAGGCGCAATAAGCCGCGACGCCGGGCGACCCGCGCAGGCCGGCGACCGACGACAGGTTGATGATCGACCCGCCGCCTTTCGCCATTGCCCGCATCGCGGCCCGCGTGCCGAGGAAGACGCTGTCCGTGTTGACCGCCATCTGGCGCTGCCAGTCGGCCAGCGAATAGTCCATCAACGCCCCGGCGATGGCGATCCCGGCATTGTTCACCAGCACGTTGGGCGTCCCGAACTGTTTCTCGGTTTCGGCGAAAACCGCGTCCCAGCGCTTCTCGTCCGTCACGTCCTGGGCGGCCGTCGCGACCGTTCCGCCTGCCTTGGCCGCCAATGCGGCCGTCTCCTTCAGGCCGGCCGCGTCCACGTCGGTAGCCATCACTTTGGCGCCTTCACGCGCCAGCGCGAGTACCGTCGAGCGGCCAATGCCGCTGGCGGCGCCTGTAACAATGGCGATTTTGCCGTTAACCGAACCCATGTTTTCCTCCCGTTTATGCCGTCCACACTAGCAGTCCGCGCGCTTGACGCGAGCGTCATATTGGTGTTTTACCCGCGACTTCATGACGGGATGGTGCGGAGCCGCCGTTGTAATCGCAGGCGCAATGAAGCGTTTGCCGGCCCGCGCTGACATTGAGGTACTACCATGTCACGTCGCCATAGCGCGAAGTACAAGATCGACCGTCGGGTCGGTGAGAACATCTGGGGCCGCGCAAAGTCCCCCTTCAACAAACGCAACTACAAGCCGGGCCAGCACGGCCAGAACCGCCGCAACAAGGTCTCCGACTTTGGTATGCAGCTGATGGCGAAGCAGAAGCTGAAAGCCTATTACGGCGACATCACCGAGAAACAGTTCTCGAAAATCTACGAAGACGCTGCCCGCATGAAGGGCAACTCGGCTGAGAACCTGATCGGTATCCTCGAGTCGCGCCTCGATTCGATCGTCTATCGCGCCAAGTTCGTCCCGACGATCTTCGCCGCCCGCCAGTTCGTCAACCACGGCCACGTCACCGTGAACGGCAAGCGCTGCAACATCGGTTCGGCCCGCCTGAAGCCGGGCGACGTCGTGCAGGTCCGCGAAAAGTCGCGCAACCTCGCCCTCGTCCTCGAAGCCCTCGGCAGCGCTGAGCGCGACATCCCGGACTACGTCGAAGTCGACCCGAAAGGCATGACCGCCGCATACAAGCGCGTGCCGGCCCTCGCCGACGTGCCGTATCCGGTGAAGATGGAACCGGCGCAGGTGGTCGAGTTCTACTCCTCGTAAACCATCTGAATTTCTTGAAGTTTCGGGAAGGCCGCGCCAGACTGGTGCGGCCTTTTCATTTCAGGAAACATCCGCATGGCCATTCCCTCGATCAGCGCCGTTCGCAAGGCTCTCATTGCCGCGCCGGGAAAGCCGTTTGATCTCTCTGCCCGCGAGACTTCCGGCCGCAGCGTCTTCGAGGACAAGGCCGCTGCCGAGACCAGCCTCAAGAAAGACGCCGCCTGCATCAACGAGCTGAAGGACATGCTGTATGCCGAAGGCCGCCGCTCGCTGCTCGTCATCCTGCAGGGCATGGATACGGCCGGTAAGTCCGGCACCATCAAGTCGGTTTTTGCCGACACGACGCCCCTCGGAATGGAAGTGAAGGCATTCAAGGCGCCGAGCACCGACGAACTCGCCCGCGACTATCTGTGGCGTGTCCATAACGCGGTGCCCCGCCGCGGCAATGTCGGAATCTTTGACCGCTCCCACTACGAAGACGTGCTCGTTGTGCGCGTCCGTGGCTACGCCCCGCTCGAAGATGTCGAGAAGCGCTACGAACAGATCAATGCGTTCGAGAAGCACCTGACCGAAAACGGCACCACCGTCCTGAAATTCATGCTGAACCTCAGCCATGAGGAGCAGGGGATCCGGCTGAAGGAACGCCTCGTCGAGGCCCACAAGCTCTGGAAGTTCAACCCCGCCGATCTCGACGACCGTTCGCGCTGGGCCGAGTTCATGCACGCCTACGAACTCGCGATCCGCCGCTGCTCGACTCGCCACGCGCCCTGGTACGTGATCCCGTCAGACAGCCGCACGCGCCGCAACGCGCTGATCGCCCGCATCGTGCGCGGCGCGCTCGAAAACATGGACCTCAAATGGAAGGACCCGGGCCTCAAGCCCGAGTCCTTTGATTTCAGCTGACCTTGCCGGCTCAGTTGGTGAAGCGCACCGATCCGCCGCTGGATTCAGACATCTTCTGCTCGCCGGCCGCGCCCGAGAAGGACACGTCGCCGCCGCTCGAGGCATGGCCTTTGGCGTAGTCGGTTGCGTGGAGATCCACTTCCGCTCCGCTGGACGCGCTGGCGGTCGCGGATTTGCAGTGCAGATCGTCGCCGTCGACTTCCGCGCCGGACGAGGCCGAAACCTCGATGCTGCTGCAGGCGCCCGAAAGTTCGACGCTGCCGCCCGAAGACGCGTTCACATTGAAGCTCGCCGCGGAGGTCGAATAGACCGTGGCTTCGCCTGAAGACGATGCATCGATCATCGTCTCGCCGGTGCCGGTCACAGTCCCGGTGGCCTCGCCGCTGGACGATGCCGAAATGTCGAGCACCTTCGCATTCAGCTCTTTCGCATAGACTTCGCCCGACGACGAAGCAGAGAGGCGCGTTTCGCCAGATGTGCCCGCCAGCTTGGCCTTGCTGCTCGACGATGCGCTGACAGCGAGGTCGCCTGCGTCGATCGCCTTTCCGTCAAACGTCGACGATTGCGACACCTGCACCGACTCCAGGTCCGGCCCGGTCACGTACACTGTGTAACGCGGCACGCGCTTGCCGTTCACCTTGATGGTGTCGCCATCATGGGAAATGTCGGTCGAGCCGCCCCAGGAAAAGAAGCTGCGCTTCTTCTGGAGGCTTTCGCGCGTCACGACCAGCGTGTCGCCTTCGTTCATGATCAGCGCATCGGAAAAGTCACCGGAGGGCGTCTCGACCGTCACTTTGGTCTCGGCGCCATCCTTGTAGACGACGTCCATCACGCCTTTGACTTCGATCTTGGAGAACGGCTTGGCGCTGAAAGCCTTGCTCTCGGCGAGGGCGGCCGGCGCCAGCAGAACTGAGATCGCGGTCAGCGCGGTGAGGGTCTTTTTCATGTCTGTTTTCCTCTCGTGGGGTCGATGGACCCTGTATGGATTATCGAAATACGATATGTCAATCGTTGTTTTTCGATAATTTCGGAAAGCGAAATCAATCAGGGCCTTGAGGCCGGCTTTGCCGGCGCAGCACCATGGGCGGTTGGCCATACGCCCGCATGAACGCAACCCGCATGCGTTCGGCGTCGCCGAATCCGGTCGCGCCCGCGATCTCCTGCAACGACAGCGAGCTGGTCTCGACCTGCTGGCGCGCGGCTTCAAGGCGAAGCTTTTCGACGAAGCGGGCAGGCGTCGTCCCGGTCTCTCCGCGGAATACACGCGCGAAGTTGCGCGGGCTCATCGACGCCTTGGCGGCGAGCGCCTCGACATCCAGTGCGCCCGCAAGGTTCGCTTGTATCCATCCGATCAGCGCATCGAACCGGCCGGATGCGAGGCGCACATCCTGAAGCACGGAGAACTGCGATTGCCCGCCTGCACGCCGCTGGTGCACCACCAGCTCGCGCGCTGCCCGGCGCGTCACGTCTTCGCCGAGGTCGTCCTCCACCAGAGCCAATGCCAGGTCGATGCCGGCCGTGATGCCGGCCGACGTCCAAAACTTCCCGTCGCGCACGTAGATCCGGTCTGCCAGCAGCCGCGTCTCGGGAAAAGCCCGCGCGAATGAGTCGGACCGCCGCCAGTGCGTCGTGGCGCTGCGCCCCTTGAGCAGGCCAGCGGCTGCAAGCAGGAAAGAACCCGAGCAGACCGAACATGTGCGCCGCGTGCGTGCCGACAGGTCGCGCAAGGCTTCCAGCATGGTCTCGTCGCCCAGTGCTTCGCGCGTGCCTTCGCCGCCTGAAACGATCAGCGTGTCCAGCGTCAAACCTGGCTGAAGCTTTTCCGAAAGCAGGCTGGCGCCGCACGATGCCTTCACCGGTCCGCCCGCCAGCGAGTACACTTGCAGCGCATACGGCGGCGGTGTCATTCCGCGCGTCGGCATTTCAAACACGCCGATTGGCCCCGCCGCGTCCAGCAGCTGGAAGCCATCAAAGATCAGGACACCGACAGGCTTCGGCGCGGTCGTGGCAGTAATCATGGGAACAACGTCCTTTCTGCCAAACGGTCTCTAGGGCACAAAGCAAGCGCCATCAAGGAGGCCGCCATGACCGCTCAGCCCTTCACCACCGTTTTCGCAATCTATCCGAACCTCACCCATCTGGATTTCACCGGCCCGCATCAGGTCCTTTCGCGTCTTCCGGGTGCCCGCACGGTGATCGCCAGCCGCGATGGCGGCGAGATTGAAGCTGAGGGCGGTCTTGTGATCGGACGTACCGCGAAGCTCGCCGATATTGATCGCTGCGACCTGATCTGTGTGCCGGGCGGCGTCGCGGCCACGGAAGTCGCGCTGGACGACGCTTTTGTCGCCGAGGTCCGCCGCCTCGCGCTCGGCGCGCGTTACATCACGTCGGTGTGTACCGGCTCGCTGATACTCGGCGCCGCTGGCCTGCTGGAAGGCAAGCGCGCGGCCTGCCACTGGGCCTGGCGCGGCATGCTCACCGAGTTCGGCGCCATTCCGGATACGGATCGTGTGGTGCGCGACGGGAACATCTTCACGGGCGGGGGCGTAACCGCCGGAATCGACTTCGCCTTCACGATGCTCGCCGAAATCGCCGGAGAGGCTTACGCCAAGGCGGTCACACTCGGGCTGGAGTATGCGCCCGCGCCGCCGTATGGCTGCGGCCGCCCGGAACTCGCCGATGCGGAAACGCTGGAGATCATGGCACGCAATACGGCAAAGATGATGACCAACCGGCTGGAACAGGCAAAGGAAGCCGGCGCGCGCCGCTCACGCTATGCGGTTTCGCCGTAAAGGTCGTAGTCGTCCGCGCCGGTGATCTTGGTGCGGACGATATCACCCGGCTTCAGGGGGCGCTTGCTGGCGACGTAGACCACAGCGTCGACCTCGGGCGCATCCGCCTGGGACCTGCCGATCCAGCTGCCGGGTGACTGTTCGTCCTCACCATCAATGATGACGTCGAGCTTCTTGCCGACCTGCGCCGCCGCCCGCGCCGCCGACACCTCGGCCTGCGCCGCCATGAACCGGTGCCAGCGTTCTTCCTTCACCTCTTCGGGTACGTGATTGTCCAGTTTGCCGCTCTCGGCATGCGCGACGTTCTCGTACCGGAAACATCCCGCGCGATCGATCTTCGCCTCGCGGATAAAGTCGAGCAGGATCTCGAAATCCTCGTCTGTCTCGCCTGGGAAACCGACAATGAATGTGGAGCGGATGGCGAGATCGGGCACATCGCGCCGCCAGCTGGCAATCCGCTCGAGCACCTTGTCCTGGTTGGCGGGCCGCTTCATGGCCTTCAGCACCGCCTTTGACGCATGCTGGAACGGGATGTCCAGATAAGGTGTAATCAGACCTTCAGCCATCAGCGGGATCACATTGTCGACGTGCGGGTAGGGGTACACGTAGTGCATCCGCGTCCACACGCCGAGGCTGCCCAGCCCCTTGGCGAGATCGAGGAAGCGCGTCTCGTATTCCGTGCCGCGCCAGGTTTCCGGCTTGTACTTTATATCCAGTCCGTAGGCTGACGTATCCTGGCTGATAACCAGCAATTCCTTGACGCCCGCCGTCACAAGTTTCTCGGCTTCCATCAGTACGTGATGGATCGGCCGCGACACCAGATCACCGCGCAGCTTCGGAATGATGCAGAAGCTGCAGCGATTGTTGCAGCCTTCCGATATCTTCAGATACGCATAATGGCGCGGCGTCAGGCGCAGTCCGCTTTCCGGCACAAGGTCGTGATGCGGATTGTGCGGCGGCGTCAGGTGCGTATGCACCGCGTCCATCACCGCTTCATACTGGTGCGGCCCGGTCACCGCGAGCACCTTGGGATGCGCGCGCTGGATCACCTCCGGCTCGGCGCCGAGGCATCCGGTGACGATCACCTTGCCGTTCGCCTCGATGGCTTCGCCGATCGCCGACAGGCTTTCGTCGCGCGCCGAGTCAAGAAAACCGCACGTGTTCACCAGAACAAGATCGGCGCCCGAATAGTCCGGCGCAATCTGGTAGCCCTCGGCCCGCAGGCGGGTGATGATGCGTTCGGAATCGACCAGCGCCTTCGGGCAGCCGAGCGAAACGATGCCGACTTTCGGCGGTTTGGCCGGCTTGATCGGGGCGGGGGCGATGGGCGTCGTCGTCATGCGCGCCCTGCTAGCGCGAAACCCCGTGCGGGGAAAGCCGCCGCCTCAGGTTCTGCGAACCGGCATCGCCCGCAGCGACGGCCCGTTGTCGCTGTCATAAGGCAGCGGCTGCCAGTACGCCTCGACCGGAAGCGGCGCGCTGGGATTTGCCTTGTAGAAGGCATGCGGCGCGGCGCTGACTGACCGGCGTGCCGCCGCCGCCAGCGGGCCGATCAGGCGCAGCGTATCGCGCGACACCATCTGCAGCCGCAGCCGCGCGGCGCCGCCACGCTTTGCCAGCGCCATGCCTGCCCGCAGCAAGGCCTGCGCCGCGTCCGAATCCTGCGGATCAAGCGTCACCAGATCCGTCACGTCGAGGTAAGGCGGTTCAGCCTCGGAGGGCTTGTTGAATTGCAACAGCGCCAGTCCGCGTATGGCGCCCTCCGCGGGATACGCCACCAACACGGGCGGCGTGTCCGACTCCGGATCAGCCAGCCGCCAGGCCAGCGCCTCCGGCGAGCGTTCGGTGAACAGGCGCGCCCCGCGGCGCAACGACAGGTCAAACGCCGCAAGCCGGGTGTCGCCGTTCGGGTCGATGATCCGCCGCACGTCGCCGCCGTACGCTTTCAGTATTCGCTCAACGTCGGGTGCCGGTCGCCGGATATCCGCTAACCGGCGCGCGTGGCGATGCCCGGTGACAGCGTGCAGCCGCCAGCTCGCGGCCCCGGCAAGCACGGCGCCCGCGTTGGTCACCCAGCTGAACCGAAGCGATCCGGTGTCTGCATAAGTCGCCAGCCGCATCGCCTGATAGAGTTCCGCGCTGACCGGATTGCTGTTCAGGCCGCTCAGGATCAGCGGTTCGGGCTGTCTCAGGAACCGGCGGATCAATCCGAACGCCAGCCCGCCGCGACCCGGCCGGGCGATAAAGCTGTGCCCTGCAGCGATCAGGTGCGCTTCGCCGAGGCGCCAGGCACGTTGCACGAAATTGCCGAGGAAGGCCTGTACGCCCGTTTCATCTGACGCAACCCAACCCGGCGGCAAACCGGACTGTCCGGGATTGCGCGCCATCAGCCAGTCGAAACCATCCGCCGACCGGCGCGGAAACCAGACCTGCGACAGCAACACATTTATCTGTGGAAGGTCTTCGAGGGCGACGGGCCGTATCGTGTATCGTCCGCCGCCGGTCATGCCCACATCCCGGCCAGCCTCAGCTGGCCGCGAGCTCGATGCCTTTCTCGGAGAACAGCTCTTTCAGTTCGCCGTTCTCGAACATTTCCTTCACGATGTCGCAGCCGCCAATGAACTCGCCTTTGACATACAGCTGCGGGATCGTCGGCCAGTTCGTGTACTGCTTGATCCCGTCACGCACGGCGGCATCTGCCAGCACGTTCGTCGACACGTACTCGACCCCGAGATAATCGAGAATCTGCACGACCGTCGAAGAGAACCCGCACTGCGGAAACGTCGGCGTACCCTTCATGAAGAGGACAACGTCATTTTCTTTGACGGCTTTGTCGATGGCGGCGAGGGTGGCTTGGTCGGTCATGTCGGGGCTCCGCTTGCAAATCCTGATGTGGCGTGCGCAGGGGAAGGCGTCAAGCAGCGGGCGCTCGCCCGCCGTGCGGTCGTTCAGTTGCGCCCCGCGCCGCCTTGCGAATTATTAATTATCGATATGGTATTGCCATTTATCGAAAATCGATTATCAATAATCGATAAGCAACGCGAACTCGTTTGCGCCGGAATGAATGCAGGAGGCCTACCCAATGTTGAATGGAATCAAGTTCAAAGCCGTCACCGCGTCTGCGCTGTTGGCGCTGTGTGCAGCCTCCTATGGCGTCGCCCAGGTCGCCGAAGCAGCAGAGCCTGCGGACGAACAGGCGCTCGTCAACGAGAAGGTGGTCGTCACGGCCCGCAAGCCGGCCGAAACCAAGAACTATGTCGAGCAGGTCACCGCCCCGCCGTTCGGCACCGAGCAGCTGGCCCGCTGGGATGACAAGATCTGCGTCGGTGTGTCCGGCATCGGCGAGGACCAGGCCCAGTTCCTTGCCGACCGGGTCTCCCAGCGCGCCGTCGAGATCGGCCTGCGCACCGGCAAGCCGGGCTGCACGCCCGACATCACCGTCCTCGTCACCACCGAGCCCGCGGCCCTCATCGGCAAGATGCAGGAGCAGTACTCG
Protein-coding sequences here:
- a CDS encoding GlxA family transcriptional regulator, producing the protein MITATTAPKPVGVLIFDGFQLLDAAGPIGVFEMPTRGMTPPPYALQVYSLAGGPVKASCGASLLSEKLQPGLTLDTLIVSGGEGTREALGDETMLEALRDLSARTRRTCSVCSGSFLLAAAGLLKGRSATTHWRRSDSFARAFPETRLLADRIYVRDGKFWTSAGITAGIDLALALVEDDLGEDVTRRAARELVVHQRRAGGQSQFSVLQDVRLASGRFDALIGWIQANLAGALDVEALAAKASMSPRNFARVFRGETGTTPARFVEKLRLEAARQQVETSSLSLQEIAGATGFGDAERMRVAFMRAYGQPPMVLRRQSRPQGPD
- a CDS encoding DJ-1/PfpI family protein — protein: MTAQPFTTVFAIYPNLTHLDFTGPHQVLSRLPGARTVIASRDGGEIEAEGGLVIGRTAKLADIDRCDLICVPGGVAATEVALDDAFVAEVRRLALGARYITSVCTGSLILGAAGLLEGKRAACHWAWRGMLTEFGAIPDTDRVVRDGNIFTGGGVTAGIDFAFTMLAEIAGEAYAKAVTLGLEYAPAPPYGCGRPELADAETLEIMARNTAKMMTNRLEQAKEAGARRSRYAVSP
- the rimO gene encoding 30S ribosomal protein S12 methylthiotransferase RimO is translated as MTTTPIAPAPIKPAKPPKVGIVSLGCPKALVDSERIITRLRAEGYQIAPDYSGADLVLVNTCGFLDSARDESLSAIGEAIEANGKVIVTGCLGAEPEVIQRAHPKVLAVTGPHQYEAVMDAVHTHLTPPHNPHHDLVPESGLRLTPRHYAYLKISEGCNNRCSFCIIPKLRGDLVSRPIHHVLMEAEKLVTAGVKELLVISQDTSAYGLDIKYKPETWRGTEYETRFLDLAKGLGSLGVWTRMHYVYPYPHVDNVIPLMAEGLITPYLDIPFQHASKAVLKAMKRPANQDKVLERIASWRRDVPDLAIRSTFIVGFPGETDEDFEILLDFIREAKIDRAGCFRYENVAHAESGKLDNHVPEEVKEERWHRFMAAQAEVSAARAAAQVGKKLDVIIDGEDEQSPGSWIGRSQADAPEVDAVVYVASKRPLKPGDIVRTKITGADDYDLYGETA
- the grxD gene encoding Grx4 family monothiol glutaredoxin, whose protein sequence is MTDQATLAAIDKAVKENDVVLFMKGTPTFPQCGFSSTVVQILDYLGVEYVSTNVLADAAVRDGIKQYTNWPTIPQLYVKGEFIGGCDIVKEMFENGELKELFSEKGIELAAS